The Solanum dulcamara chromosome 6, daSolDulc1.2, whole genome shotgun sequence genome contains the following window.
GAAATAGACTAAATACCGGCCAAATCAAGTTCAATTAATTTaatgtgataaaaaaaatattttatagattTTTCTGTTATAGCTCTTTATTTAGTGAGCATACATGAAATTAATTAAGAAGATTGAGGTATTGCGCTTACCTAGAAAATCAGCAGTGTTTTTTCCATTGCAAAATCTTCCAGTAGGTTTTCCACCAGGATAATCACGACCATTATAAGGAAAATTAGCTTTAATAATGGAaggtaaataattattattaccAACATCAATTAAAGAATCACCAAACATGTAAGCTGCTGGTACTAATTGTGCTTGACATAGTTTAAAATAACATATGAGCAAAaaaaagaaactcaaaaaagaagaaatagccATTGATGAATAAATTTGTCAAAAAAAGATTTATGgctatttcttctattatactGAAAAAAATTAGATGAAAATGGGCACTATTTATAAAGATGAATTTGGTGATAGGAGAAGAAAGACGCAAAACCAGTCTACAAGTTATTGTGTGAacgagttgaatttttttaaaattacttttttgaGTGATAAGAAATTATATGCTTTTTTTATGGCCACATATCTTTAATATTGCCCTTTTAAAACCGAGCTGCCTTTTTTGTTTCTGTGTGATTTGAGTCATGGAAGCAGTTAGTCAACCACTAATGCTTATATTAAGATAGACTGTCTCTATTCTTTATATTACACTTCTTGTTGATGCGGCTCTTTTTTGGATTCTACATGAATATAGGATGCTTCGTATACACTAGAATATTCATCAACATATGTAAAATGAACTTTTTTAAAACTTTacttgaataattaatttgtatatttttatttttaattagaaattttatGTTCGAGcctcaaaaatgaaaatttttatAGCGGCGAGACTTTAACTTGTCCATATAAATATATCTTGTCCATGTTTTGTCAATGCCACTATTTATTGTAATATAATTTGTCTGCTTTAAAAGTACAAGACTTTAAGTCCAACTAATTGTTTCTTCTAAATACTTATgataattaaagaagaaaataaccAAAAGACAATAATACTAATCGAAAAGACTCCAATATTACTAGTGGACCCAATATTTGGTTGTTCataaaatactaaaatttaGAAAACGAGTACATATATAGTTCTTTACTATTTAAATAtgattttgtaaatattttttgcgtattatttttattttttaaaatataaaattaaaaaattgtaaaataaaaaatttaattttttaaagattacAAAATCAATTCACCCAACTGATAAAACActtctataaaaaaaatgaaactaaTCTTAATCTAATCTTCCAAAAGGGTAATTGTCAGATGAAGTGATCGGTTCATAGCTTTTAAATTGATAATAATTTTGAGATAatgtttaaaattaaatttgtttcataattgatttaatgtattagataatttttagattattttaaGAGAAAACTACACAACAATTGTAaaattatttatccaaattggacTCAATCCAAACTATTTATCCTTAATAAACTCATGGCTTAAACTATTTACCTTCTTACCCCCACTTTCTCCCTTTTAATTTCGCGCACGATGTCATGCTGGCGTCAGTATCACTGTTTCTCTTTGATACGATTAGAGTATAATAATGGTATCAAGTAGTTTCGCTGAAGCACTGTTTCTTCCTTCTTGATAGtatcagaatatatatatactctcatggtatcaaacATGTACTTACATCAGTGCCCCTTCCTTTGTTCCTCTTTGATAtcattatactttgatggtatcaaacaaTTTATCAAGAAGAAAGAGACAATGGTTCAGCGAAACTGTttgataccattagagtatattatatactctcatggtatcaaatgCGCGAGATAGTAAAAAATAAGGGGCATGAAAGTAATAGGATATCCAATGATAAATAATTTCCTTTTTGggatataacaataattatcccttattttaattcatcatttgtattagaataataaaattactatcacttataaaaattaaataaagtaaTCTTATTTATCTCATCCAACATACCGAACGGCGAAAATAATCTTTTCATTGAATTTTGTAAAGCTGATTATTCTTGAATCAGATTCACACGTTTTGGATCCAAATCAAAAGTTTGAAATACACCGACATGTTCTTGAAAGATCAAAGTGGAATAATACTTTGCCCTTTTTATGGATCCATAACATTACCAAccaattaattattattgtattaattaagtataagagTTCAAAGATACCACCCACACGTATCCCACTTCCTCATAGTCTTTTTAatctaaaatataatatatggtTTTGGTATCCTTCCATACTATgtgacattatttttttaattattatttactcGAAACATCTCACTTTTGTTTGTTATCTTTAATCACATCTTTAAGAGATCAATAGAATCCATTAACTATATGTTTTGATAACACTTAGGTGGAGTTTGAATTGGCTTTCGTATTaccttttttttggaaaaaatactAATTATGTGCTTAACATAGATTTGGCAAATGTTGTTTTCAATGTATTGGAAAAACTTACTTTGTGTTGTCCTTTTTTTCCCACTAACCCAagtcttcaaaattattttatgtacATATTCAATGATATTTTCTCTCTCaaagaaaacaagaagaaaagaGGACTAGAAAAATTGGAACAATGGAATGTAAGCTGTGGACTTGTGGTCCATCATATAGCTGGCTGTATTATATAGTTGAAGTTGAAATAATATGTCTAATTTCTACTCTAAGTCGATCGATGGAGCGTTTTCAACCTGACTTCTTCAATACTAtatttattttacatacttaattttaatatattttatttgaactGGGGATCTAtcgaaaataattttatttttaagatggAATAAGATTACATTTACACTGCCGACCTTTATAAATTAACTTTATCTTTCGTTGTTGCTATTGTCAGGTCAATGGAACTGTAGATATGTTGGTACTCCACTGCCtctcttttaatatttttttcacatttCAGTTTCATCAAAATGGGCTATTATATTCCCACTGCACATGGTGGGAAAATTGAAATGTCTTACTATTTGGCAAATTTGGAGCCTTATAATTATAGTAATCCATAAAAACTATCAATTTCCAGATCAATTTGTTGAAAATTATGCTATCTCTAGATAGGTCTTCAACTCAGACACTCAATTAGTTGAGACCCTACTCTAGCATCGACAtacatttataattaaatttgtataattgGTTTAAGGATACGTACATTGAGAGGATCGAATAATGATATTTTAGATGCTAAATTGCTAGTTAAAGTAGCCAAAGTGATAAATGTCATGTTCAGCTTATTAGCTTCTcctcatttattatttttgttaaattAGTTCAATGCAAcagtatattaaaaaaatagtagcttattttttattttaacttttatATTTGAGACTTATATTAAAGTTGTTGCAATAATTTAGGTTTTATCTTTTTAACTGTTTGTAAATTATGCCACACTTGTTACTTTATTTAAGTTTAATGCTTGTgtaatttatgtaattttttgagTATGGAGAAAATCCTGTTGAAAGCGTCACCCTACAATACGTGATCCCTACAATACGTGATCCGAACTTAGTCGCGAGCTCCGtaggaaaccaaaaaaaatattatgaagctgtattcttcttcttctttggtaTACATGACGGTTAGGTTAGAGAATATTCAAGATGAATTACACTACAATGAGAAGATGAATTCTaacagagaaaagaaaaaaggaaatttCATAATCAGAAAGCACtactattttttcttaaatatcaGTAGAAATAACTATTGAAATTCTTCAGTTGAAATTTTCAAtagaaaaatagtaattttttagtaattaataaaataaaatatactctTACAAAACTTGCTTGTACTCCTACACAGTTGttacatttcaatatcatacTCAACTCCATCCCTGACTGGGTCTTCCCTTTTCTGTTCAGTTGCAAGGATCAAGACCCTCACCCTCCACAAAGGGAGAGGAAGTCGACTCTACATCTCAACAATTGGCGGGAATTTTGCCTACGTCCAATCCCCATTTCTAGCTCACCCAGGAAGATTGTGTTAGGTGAAAGGTGACCTCGTACGATCATGTCACCTCAATCACAGTTTTTCAAGATCACCACTCAGAGCAGCAAGGATTGAAGTTTATATGACTTTCAAAAGAAGTTTTATACCATATTTTACACCTTGTTGCTAACTTCCAAATGCTGCCACAGACACTTCTTAAAGCTATCTTCTGTGTTTCCATTATGAGGTAGAATTTGCAAGCTGGAGCAAAGAACCAACACTTCATATGGATCTAAATACTTAAGAACCTCAGGAGCTCTATCATAGTCCTAGAAAATCAAGAACAGTGATtatgagaaaattataataatttgttTGTTACTTAGTACGCGAATCGTACTAGACATATATGAGGGTTTAATTTGAGtctttaaattaaaattgactACCAACTCCAACAATTGTTTCTCAATAGGAAGAGGGAAGGTCATGACGGACAAATATAATGGTCTATGTTTTTTGTCGGATATAAATTAAGAAAGCCATCAAGTTGAGAGATAGTTAACATCTTTTTAACAAAAAGCACCAGGAGGAATgtttcaaaatcaataagaGGAATGGTAACTGACCTTCTAACATGAGATGGAATAAATGCAGTCATTGTCAAAACGGTAGAATCCAGGCAGGTGGGTTCATAGCATTGTTCCACCAAGATAAAGGGAAATAATGGGACTAGAAAACATGGAATAAGGTTAGCAAGACCTAGAAAAGCAGGCGGTGAATGGTTACTGAAGGACAAGGAAGAGTGAGGGGTTTTCGTGCCTTCCATTTTAGGCTACCTCGGCAATAAACAAGGGTGACATCTACCACATGAGCAATTCTCAGAAGGATTGAGTAATTTCTCTGTACAGATTGCTAAAAGCTATAGATGTAAGTACAAACAATGAGGTAAAATGTAGTTGTCGTAGTATCCGAATTATAGTATTTGCATTTTCTTATCCTGTaaaaatttaagtaaaatatgTTGGCTATATTAAACTCTTCCAGCTTGTTATGTCAGCGTGTATAAACTCCAGGTTACTTGGTTCTGTCAAATGTATTTTGCTAATCACCAGGTTCTCAACATGCGTTATCTCTTTACagataaaaaaacaaaaaaaaaagaatcaccTTTTCTGAGTTTTGATCATTTATTAATCTCCCTCTAAGAAACAACTAAACGGAAAGAGATGATACTTTTTGCAAGAACTACTCACCTTTTCTGTTACAACAACAACAGGCTTCCTAGCAAACTCTGATTGAAGATTCCGAAGTCTCATTCTGATCAAGTCAATATCCTAACATAATTGATGGACCAAAGTGAAAACTCAAGttcttaaaaaagaaaaagataagagAACGAATGTCCAGCACCAACATCAATTCAAAGAATACAGGTGGAGCAGGGAACACAGGTGGATGACAGATCTATGGGTGTCATACGATCAAACGGGCGAGTAAAGGATAAGACAAACAAGAATAGATAATGGCATCTACCTTAGCTTGAAATAAATGATGATCACTGAAGTCCAGGCGATCAACATACGCAGGTCCCAGCTGCAGAGTGTTAACAACTTTTTAAACAAAAGAGAGAATAATAACTTGGCATAATAAAACCAACGAAAGAAGTTGAATAAAAACTCAACCACCTCCAAACCTTAACAAAAAGGTAGAAAATAGAAGGTTGTATGAGTATCAAACAAGAGAACTCAAAACCGGTACCTTCTTTATCCTCTCAACAAAAGAATCAGTAGGTCCAATTGCTGAGACACATAAGACAAGTGTATTGCGGATGTCCATCAAAGCCAATTTGCAAGACATGTTGCCAGCTTTAAGAAAGTACAAAGGCGCCAATCTGCTCAAGAATATAGGAAGAGATTTTTTTACTTTTCGGATTTCTAATGCTATGGCCTCAACATCCTTTTCTGAGACCTGCGTGACTCAAACAAATTAAATGGATGTCAGTGGTTCTATTTGATTTTCTAATTTTACCAATCAAATGTTATGCTTCACAAGTATCAATAAGGCATAAGCTGTCTCAGATATACAGAAAAAAGAGGGTGTTTATACCAAGTCTGCATGATGTATTACAACTGTATCTGCACGTGTGAGTGCGGCCAAGGGTTCCCTTAATGGTCCAAGTGGAATTAACTGATGGTTCCCCCATGGAATCATTGCATTCACCATCACAATCTCGACGTCACGCCACAAACTGATATGCTGCTTTTGGATTTCCACAGTTGACAAAAGTCAAAGCTTGAGCAAAAGTTCTAGGTTACAAGTATCATAAAGGAGCCCACAATCAAACTCCTAACGGTGAAATCTAATCAGAAGCTAGACCACTTTTAGGACTGGATATAAAGTCTGAGGATTGAAATAAGAAGAATATCCAATATTGAATTGCTTGGAAGATCAAATAATTATAATCCAAAAGGAAGATTGTGATTAAGCACAGCAACAGTAACTGGGGAGGTATTACTTACTCCTATTCCACAAAAAGATGGACACAATCTTAACCCAAGAAGAATGAATTAGTTTTACTAATATAAACAACAAAGTTCCTGTTCGGTCAGTAGGTGATAACACTTGACATGCAGTTTTGGTGCAGACCTGCATACCATCATCTAGGATTGCAATCCCGATTTGGTCAGAATAAGAACAATTTCCTTGTTTGTTATCAGAGCAAAGTCTTTCCACACCAGTGTCACCGTGCTTGCAAGGGCTGATGTGGCCATATCTTTTCAGAAAACAGGCAGCTGTATTGGCCCTGTTTGCACCTATTCCTATCTTCACAGGTGTTCCATACAGATGCCTTTGGAGCATTTTTGCTTCATCTGCACCACCATAACCCTACAGAAGAAAATGTTTTCCGTAACACTATCCTTGTGTTCATAAACAATTGAATTTGAATCGAAAATGGTCCAAAGTACATCAGAAAAGAGGGGAAAAAACAACTGAATACcacaaacaaacacaaaaaaaaaaccaaaaacaaATAAGAGACTCAAACTATTTCTTCCAATCTTGGAAGATTTATGTAACTTATGTTGGACCACATTGCCACTAGGTTAGACACAAGATTAATACAACGAGACAATAAAAGACAAACAACAGTAGATCATACTtgaagcttatgaaaactcagaatttccaaagacttaacttttcctagaattttctaaaaatcaacacccggtgctaatcaaaaatgacttggggaatctaaagggaggggtaaaatggttattttacaaaaaatccaaaaatgacctttagggtcattacaacatccactactaaaagaaatttcGTCCGCAAAAGTAAAAGTACAGTCACTCCCTGGAAGCACGAAAGGATGAGGGTTCCGGACGTAAATATTTGATACCCTTTCATTAATAGGATTACTTCATATGTTTTCCACAattttcataattcaaattcatttaacTATACAAATTTCACTTCATGGTGCTGTTTTTTTATCATACTAACTTCTTCACCATTTCACTATTACTAACATATTTCTTCTACTAACACTAATATAATACACCaagtaaagttaacattttgtAATAATTGTGGCATCCAGGCTAGTTTGCACAcacctcaactaattccacGAGTACCTTCTTACTCCCACCAGCATAGGTACAGGATAACTATGTCCACCAAGACTTGATAAGATGAAAAGAAATCACCCGGGATTTGAACCCAAGACCTCATGATTCTTATCCCACTTCATTGACAACTAGATCATACCCCTCGGGTTGCTTAACATCTCAAATTCCATATTCAATCAAGCACCATCAAACATAATGAATCGACTGGGCTATTAAGAAGAATGTGGAAAAAAGCAGAGTACCCTTGTTAGAATAAGAGGTGAACTTCCAACAGCAGCCAACCAAACTGCAAGAAACTCAACCATTGGGGTCTTCCCATTACCTCCCCAAGTTAAATTCCCAACGCTAATCACTGGCACCGGCAACCTTACAGTTCAAAGCATTACACAGATATGGTAAGGAAACAAAATCCCACATGTAATACATCaacaaaatcattaaaaaagCCAAATACAGCTATCAAACCAAGAAAAAACAAATCTCCACTTagaaaaaatcataataaaacCAAATACAGCTATCAAAgcaaaaaaatacaaattccCACTTagaaaaaatcattaaaaaaaacaaaatacagCTATCAAAGcaagaaaaaacaaaatacCCACTTAGAAAAAAGTCATAATAAACCCAATTACAGCTAGAAATTAGAGTTCTTGTTTACCTGTCTTTGTGAAGCAGACCAAGATGGTAAAGGCGATGGCGGAGAGGAAGTGCGAAGCTATAGAGAGTGGAAGCTAGTGAAAGAAGAGGGATGAGAGAGAATTGGAGTATGGAAAGTGCACGGAGCCTGTCTTGCGGTGGTGTATAGGCAATTTGGTTCACCATTTTCCTCAATTTCTCCATTGATAAGTGACTCTAGAGAGTTAATACTGTAAGACTGTAGTAATCAATTTGATTATTcgaagggaaaaaaagaaggaagGAT
Protein-coding sequences here:
- the LOC129892485 gene encoding probable tetraacyldisaccharide 4'-kinase, mitochondrial isoform X1, whose protein sequence is MEKLRKMVNQIAYTPPQDRLRALSILQFSLIPLLSLASTLYSFALPLRHRLYHLGLLHKDRLPVPVISVGNLTWGGNGKTPMVEFLAVWLAAVGSSPLILTRGYGGADEAKMLQRHLYGTPVKIGIGANRANTAACFLKRYGHISPCKHGDTGVERLCSDNKQGNCSYSDQIGIAILDDGMQQHISLWRDVEIVMVNAMIPWGNHQLIPLGPLREPLAALTRADTVVIHHADLVSEKDVEAIALEIRKVKKSLPIFLSRLAPLYFLKAGNMSCKLALMDIRNTLVLCVSAIGPTDSFVERIKKLGPAYVDRLDFSDHHLFQAKDIDLIRMRLRNLQSEFARKPVVVVTEKDYDRAPEVLKYLDPYEVLVLCSSLQILPHNGNTEDSFKKCLWQHLEVSNKV
- the LOC129892485 gene encoding probable tetraacyldisaccharide 4'-kinase, mitochondrial isoform X2, whose product is MEKLRKMVNQIAYTPPQDRLRALSILQFSLIPLLSLASTLYSFALPLRHRLYHLGLLHKDRLPVPVISVGNLTWGGNGKTPMVEFLAVWLAAVGSSPLILTRGYGGADEAKMLQRHLYGTPVKIGIGANRANTAACFLKRYGHISPCKHGDTGVERLCSDNKQGNCSYSDQIGIAILDDGMQHISLWRDVEIVMVNAMIPWGNHQLIPLGPLREPLAALTRADTVVIHHADLVSEKDVEAIALEIRKVKKSLPIFLSRLAPLYFLKAGNMSCKLALMDIRNTLVLCVSAIGPTDSFVERIKKLGPAYVDRLDFSDHHLFQAKDIDLIRMRLRNLQSEFARKPVVVVTEKDYDRAPEVLKYLDPYEVLVLCSSLQILPHNGNTEDSFKKCLWQHLEVSNKV